The Vescimonas coprocola genome includes a window with the following:
- the cas5c gene encoding type I-C CRISPR-associated protein Cas5c → MKTEHPNIVEFEVYGDYALFSDPLMRLGGEKCSYQVPTYEALKGILSSVYWKPTFIWRILDVRVMNPIQTEVKGIRPIKYSGGNDLAYYTYLKSCRYQVRACFDWNDNRPELCGDRNENKHHCIARRMIEKGGRRDIFLGTRECQGYVEPCVFGNGAGAYDDLPELGFGLMYHGITYPDEAYSEETRGRMTARFWYPVMKNGVIHFLPPEDCPGQKPLREMPMKSFSADEGNFIGLREFGEVE, encoded by the coding sequence TTGAAAACAGAACATCCCAACATCGTAGAATTTGAGGTATACGGTGATTACGCCCTCTTCTCCGACCCTCTCATGCGTCTGGGCGGTGAAAAGTGCAGCTATCAGGTACCCACCTATGAGGCACTGAAGGGCATTTTATCCTCTGTATACTGGAAGCCCACCTTCATCTGGCGAATCCTGGACGTGCGGGTCATGAACCCGATCCAGACCGAGGTGAAAGGCATCCGCCCCATCAAATACAGCGGCGGCAACGATCTGGCGTATTACACCTATCTGAAAAGCTGCCGGTATCAGGTGCGGGCCTGCTTCGACTGGAACGACAACCGCCCAGAGCTGTGCGGCGACCGAAATGAGAACAAACATCACTGCATTGCCCGCCGAATGATCGAAAAGGGCGGGCGGCGTGATATTTTTCTGGGTACCCGGGAATGTCAGGGCTATGTAGAGCCCTGCGTATTCGGAAACGGCGCAGGCGCCTACGACGATCTGCCGGAGCTGGGCTTCGGGCTGATGTACCACGGCATCACCTACCCGGACGAGGCCTACTCGGAGGAGACCCGCGGACGGATGACTGCCCGGTTTTGGTACCCGGTCATGAAAAACGGCGTCATTCACTTTCTCCCACCGGAGGATTGTCCGGGGCAGAAGCCTCTGCGGGAGATGCCTATGAAGAGCTTTTCCGCCGACGAGGGCAATTTTATCGGTCTGCGGGAATTTGGGGAGGTGGAGTAA